ATAGCGGCTACAATCTAGCAAATAGTAAGTTTGTATCTCTATATACGTAGCAATAAATATACCCACATTCATGAGTTTCGTAATATTTAATTTATTGGCACTTATTAGAAATTTACCATTTGTCCGCATTATAGCACCTTTCATCTAACCTGAGAAATGTCGATTACATTAAGTCACTATTAGATTTAGTATTCACTAACATAAATACAAACCACACATCATTATTGATTTGTGTAAAGCGAATAAATAATAGCTTCACAAAAGTTATTGAAAATAACAATGATTATCGTTATCATAAAAAATAGATAATAACATGATGCTATCGCGTGCTGATTTAATGGTCTGAGATATTATTTTTGCAAAAAAGCATCATATTTATCAAAAACTTTATGAATATTGGCCCTATCCTTAGGAGAGAAGCCCATGCATGTATGCATCTGCAATAACGTGAACGATAAGCAAATCAAAGCTGCTATTGCCTCAGGAGTTGACACCCTTGATGGTCTCAAACAGACACTGAGCGTTGCAACATGCTGCGGATGTTGTGAGCCAATGGTCAATGACTACTTAGATGAGCACTACGCTAAGCTCGATGTGTTGGCTTATGCGGTATAGACATAACTTGATTGAATGACAATCAGCTTGGTATTGTTAATCGGCTTGCAGCCTTTGTGCTGACTGAATACTTTTACATCGTAAAGATCCTCGTTGGCTTAAGGCTTACTTAGTTTGCTGACAAGAGGGTTATGCTATATATTGAGTAATATAAACAGAGAATAAGCTAAAACAATAACTATAGGAGAGTACACATCATGATAGGTAGCCAAAAGGTCATAGATTATCTGAATTTTTTGTTGGGCGGGGAGCTGGCTGCACGTGACCAATACTTTATTCACTCAGAGATGTATGCTGAGTGGCAGTACGGCAAATTATTCGATCGTATCAATCATGAGATGGAGGATGAGACTTTACATGCTCAGGCCATTATCCGCCGTATCCTAATGCTCAGTGGCACACCCAAAATGACCGTCAATGAGATCAACATCGGAACTAGCGTACCTGAAATGCTACAGTTCGATCTTGATTTGGAATACGAGGTACAGCAGCACCTAAAAGACGGTATTGCACTCTGCGAAGAGGAGCATGACTACGTCACACGTGAGATGTTGGTTGAGCAGCTGAAGGACACTGAAGAAGACCACGCCCATTGGCTTGAGCAACAACTGCGCCTCATCGACATGATTGGCTTGCCCAATTATCTACAAAGCCAAATGGCTGAAGTCACTCCTAATACTGTTTGATACTATTATGGATATGATTAGCAATGATATTTAGATAGATAGCAGACATGAAGGGAGAGAGAGGATGAAAGGGAATAAAGAGGTCATTCAAGCTTTAAATAAGGTTCTTGGACAGTCACTGATTGCGATAAATCAGTATTTTTTGCACGCACGTATTGCACGGCATTGGGGGTTAGAAGCGCTTAATGATTCGTTATACAAGCAGTCCATCGCCGAAATGAAGTGGTCAGATGATTTGATTGCGCGTATCTTGTTATTAGGTGGTCTGCCGAATCTGCAAGAGTTAGGTAAAGTATTGGTGGGTGAAGATGTACCAGAGGTGATTGAATGTGATCTGCGCCTAGAAAAGCAAAAATTCGCCATCCTTACCGATGCCATTACCTTATGTGAAGCGCAGCGCGACTATGTCTCTCGTCAGCTGCTCACCACTCTAAAAGATGGCAATGAAGAGTACCAAGATTGGCTTGAGACCCAAGAAGACTTGATTCAAAGCATTGGGGTAGAGCGCTATATCCAATCGCAAATGCATGACGATAGCGCACCATAGAACTATCACGCGCCAGCCTATGCTTTGATAAGTCTCAATTTGACTTGTCAAAGCATAGGCTGGCATTTTTGCGGTTAGACTTTATGCATTTCTATTTAAGCACTTCTAAAAGACAGGTGTTTTTATCTATTTTTCATTTTTTCGTTGGCACTCAATAGTTGGCACGCAACAATTGGTACTCAATATAAGCCGCGACCATCTTCAGGTTTTAGACGTAAGAAATATAGCCCCGACAGGATAGTTAGACACCCTAGAATCCAATATGTGGTCTGGAAAGCGGCCAGAGTATCGAGATGAAACTGCTCTCGCAACAAGTTTAGTACCGCTGCACCAAAAGCAATGCCAAAACTGATGGCCAACTGCTGATTGACTGCCATTAGACTATTGCCACTACTGGTTTGTGTGCCCTCTAGGTCACCAATGGTAATCGTATTCATGGCGCTGAACTGCATGGAGTTACAAGCACCCATTACGATCAACAGAGGGATAAACCATAACCAGTTTGACGGATCATTGAACTGTGCCAACAAGATGATTAATATGCCAATCAAAGTAGTGTTATAGACCAGTACGGTGCGATAACTGTAGCGCTGGATTATTTTGCTGACCCAAGGTTTAATGCCCATCGCCCCTATAGCGATGGGTGCAAGTAACCAACCTGCCTTGGATGGTGAGTACTCAAACACTACTTGTAATAATAGTGGCAGTAAGAAGGGTACAGCGCTGATGCCCAGTCGGGTAAATAAGTTGCCCGTGATACCGATTCGAAAGGTGCGAATATCAAATAGGCTTAAGGGGAATAAAGGCGCTGATCGGCGTTTGGCATGTGCCACATAAGCCCCTAACAAAACACTAGCAGCCACAGCCAGCACGAGACCATACAGACCGCGCCCAACCTGTGAGCCAAACTCGACAGCAAGGGTGAACCCGCAGGCAGCAGCGGCAAACAAGACAAAGCCCAACCAGTCGAGGCGTTTAGTATCTTCAAATAACGCGGGTATCAGTTTTTTACCGATGATAAAACCCGCCAGCCCCATTGGAATGTTAATTAAAAATATCCAATGCCAACTGGTGTATTCAACGATATAACCGCCAAGTACTGGGCCTACTAAAGGCGCAATTAGTGCTGGTATCACTGCAAAATTCATAACCGTCAGTAGCTGATTGCGTGGATACGACTTCACTAAAATCAAGCGGGCAACGGGTGTCATCATGGCGCCGCCAATACCCTGTACAATGCGTGAACCTATCAAGAAATCTAAACTAGGCGAGGCTGCACATAGCAAAGAGCCAACAGAAAAAATAACAATGGCAGATAGAAAAACACGGCGTGTGCCATATTTGTCAGCTAAGAAGCCGCTGATCGGAATAAAAATAGCCAGGGTCAAAGCATAGCTGATCACCGCCCATTGCATTTTGAGTGGTGATTCACCAAGTGCTTGCGCCATTTGTGGTAGTGAGGTGTTTAAGATGGTGGCATCCAAAATCTGCATAAACAGCGCCAACGCCAGTACATAAGGCAGATATTTACTTTGTGTTTCTGTGAGCGTTACCATATGTACATCACCATAAAACAGATAAAGCGGCCGAGAGCTAAAAGCTCTTGCGGCTTGGGGCTATATAGAATTCATCTCTGAAACTCTATATAGCCTCTAATAAAAAAAACGTCAATGATAACGTGATTAACTCAGATTAGAAACCACTACCTTAGGGTCTGTTGAACAGATCCTATTTACAAGAGGGACTTTGAAAAGCTGCTAGATACTCGTTATAGTAAGGCCAATATACATTTGTAGCCGCTGTATCCTAGTATCAATGCATCCCAAACCATCAGTCATTTGTACACTT
The sequence above is a segment of the Psychrobacter fulvigenes genome. Coding sequences within it:
- a CDS encoding DHA2 family efflux MFS transporter permease subunit, with product MVTLTETQSKYLPYVLALALFMQILDATILNTSLPQMAQALGESPLKMQWAVISYALTLAIFIPISGFLADKYGTRRVFLSAIVIFSVGSLLCAASPSLDFLIGSRIVQGIGGAMMTPVARLILVKSYPRNQLLTVMNFAVIPALIAPLVGPVLGGYIVEYTSWHWIFLINIPMGLAGFIIGKKLIPALFEDTKRLDWLGFVLFAAAACGFTLAVEFGSQVGRGLYGLVLAVAASVLLGAYVAHAKRRSAPLFPLSLFDIRTFRIGITGNLFTRLGISAVPFLLPLLLQVVFEYSPSKAGWLLAPIAIGAMGIKPWVSKIIQRYSYRTVLVYNTTLIGILIILLAQFNDPSNWLWFIPLLIVMGACNSMQFSAMNTITIGDLEGTQTSSGNSLMAVNQQLAISFGIAFGAAVLNLLREQFHLDTLAAFQTTYWILGCLTILSGLYFLRLKPEDGRGLY
- the bfr gene encoding bacterioferritin, which produces MIGSQKVIDYLNFLLGGELAARDQYFIHSEMYAEWQYGKLFDRINHEMEDETLHAQAIIRRILMLSGTPKMTVNEINIGTSVPEMLQFDLDLEYEVQQHLKDGIALCEEEHDYVTREMLVEQLKDTEEDHAHWLEQQLRLIDMIGLPNYLQSQMAEVTPNTV
- a CDS encoding (2Fe-2S)-binding protein, with the translated sequence MHVCICNNVNDKQIKAAIASGVDTLDGLKQTLSVATCCGCCEPMVNDYLDEHYAKLDVLAYAV
- the bfr gene encoding bacterioferritin codes for the protein MKGNKEVIQALNKVLGQSLIAINQYFLHARIARHWGLEALNDSLYKQSIAEMKWSDDLIARILLLGGLPNLQELGKVLVGEDVPEVIECDLRLEKQKFAILTDAITLCEAQRDYVSRQLLTTLKDGNEEYQDWLETQEDLIQSIGVERYIQSQMHDDSAP